The genomic interval TGAAGTGAAATGATAGTAGCAATGAAAATGATTAAAAAGCGGATTGATTGACTGGTAAAACTACTTTTTTTCAACCCGAATCTTGGCAAAGAATTTAAAACTATATTCGCTGTGAATAGTAGAACAGCGAATATAGCTAAACAAGTTAAGAGATCTTTTGCGATCGCTTGCCAGTAAGCCATCTTTTTAACTACGCTAATTGGCTAGACTGTTCTTGCATAATCTGGCGTTTTTGATTTGCACCAGTGATTTTTAACCCCAGATTTTCTAGTTTGGAGTATAAATTTTTCGGTAACAAGCAAAGCAAATAAGCTGCTGCACCTGTTAATATAGTCCGTCGAGGTTCTGCTAACAAAATTTGCCAGTGCGTCAACAAAGCACTGTTAAAAAGTTTAACTGCCATTGCGCCATCTTCTAAAGTCACAGCGCGACGAGCTAAATATCTTAAATGATATGCTCTGGCTGGATTTTCCCATTGAGCGACAATTTCAGGAGCATAAGAACGAGTTTTTTCAATTAATTGTTCCCATGACTCTTGCTTTTTCATTAACTTAGCAGAAATGCCTTCTGAATTAACGCGATATAAAGTTAAGGCTTCGGGAATTCCTTCAATTTCCCAATTAGTTTGTATACCAATGCGGAACCAACAATCAAGATCTTGAGAACCTTGCAATCGTTCATCCCAATAAAAATCCTCTACAGTACCGTAGCGATTATCTTGGTATTTAATTTCTTCAAAGACTTCTTTGCGGATTACTGC from Phormidium ambiguum IAM M-71 carries:
- a CDS encoding glycosyltransferase family 2 protein translates to MKNVSIIVAVYGMEKYIAATVESVLNQTYPYWELIIVDDGSPDRSIEICQQFTDPRIKIIRQPNRGANAARNNGIRHAQGAYLAFLDGDDIWLPEKLEKHIAHLESSPKVGLSFSRSAFIDEEGKPLGIYQMPKLTDISIGHLICRNPIGNGSAAVIRKEVFEEIKYQDNRYGTVEDFYWDERLQGSQDLDCWFRIGIQTNWEIEGIPEALTLYRVNSEGISAKLMKKQESWEQLIEKTRSYAPEIVAQWENPARAYHLRYLARRAVTLEDGAMAVKLFNSALLTHWQILLAEPRRTILTGAAAYLLCLLPKNLYSKLENLGLKITGANQKRQIMQEQSSQLA